The following are encoded together in the Bacillus cereus group sp. RP43 genome:
- a CDS encoding DedA family protein has translation MLGELIHSVLVFLEGLGYWGIMLGLMLEVIPSEIVLSYAGYLVSTGSITFWGAVAFGTIGGVIAQLFIYWIGRYGGRPVLERYGKYILIQKKHIDYAEAWFNRYGTGVIFTARFIPVVRHAISIPAGIAKMSHAKFITLTTLAVIPWSIVFVYLGFKLGSEWESINKVAGPYVKYFALAAIVCAIGYFIFKKMMKKK, from the coding sequence ATGTTAGGAGAGTTGATTCATTCAGTTTTAGTTTTTCTAGAAGGACTTGGTTATTGGGGAATTATGCTTGGATTGATGTTAGAGGTTATTCCAAGTGAAATCGTATTGTCTTATGCAGGCTATTTAGTATCAACAGGAAGCATTACATTTTGGGGTGCTGTTGCGTTCGGTACGATTGGCGGTGTAATCGCACAGCTATTTATTTATTGGATCGGTCGATACGGAGGAAGACCTGTTCTTGAGCGATATGGAAAATATATTTTGATTCAGAAGAAACATATTGATTATGCGGAAGCGTGGTTTAATCGTTATGGAACTGGTGTTATCTTTACCGCACGTTTTATTCCCGTTGTGCGTCATGCTATTTCGATACCAGCAGGTATTGCGAAAATGTCACATGCTAAGTTTATTACGCTAACTACATTAGCTGTTATTCCATGGTCAATTGTATTTGTATATTTAGGCTTTAAATTAGGATCAGAGTGGGAAAGTATTAATAAAGTAGCTGGGCCATATGTGAAATATTTTGCGCTTGCTGCTATTGTTTGTGCAATTGGTTATTTTATCTTTAAAAAAATGATGAAAAAAAAGTGA
- a CDS encoding DUF3920 family protein has protein sequence MELQFQNVYQQVENWYVLDSELPWDVKKLRNDLFSLIEVSATPVIFCDTCDANHVLLSLGEEEEEFLFPVGGFYHKEKQLIFVCMWEEYEQVLKTLLHEFRHAMQHKDDVLYVGNELYEERWIEKDARYFAERKLDEYKNRNLI, from the coding sequence ATGGAACTCCAGTTTCAAAATGTATATCAACAAGTTGAGAATTGGTATGTGTTGGATTCGGAGCTTCCTTGGGATGTCAAAAAGTTAAGAAATGATTTGTTTTCTCTTATTGAAGTAAGTGCAACGCCAGTTATTTTTTGTGATACGTGTGATGCGAATCATGTACTTTTATCATTAGGAGAAGAAGAAGAGGAGTTTTTATTCCCGGTAGGTGGTTTTTATCATAAAGAAAAACAATTAATTTTCGTTTGTATGTGGGAAGAGTATGAGCAAGTGCTTAAAACGCTATTGCATGAATTTAGGCATGCGATGCAGCATAAGGACGATGTACTATATGTTGGAAATGAATTATACGAAGAAAGATGGATCGAGAAAGATGCGAGGTATTTCGCGGAGAGGAAGCTAGATGAATATAAAAATAGAAATTTAATCTGA
- a CDS encoding MarR family transcriptional regulator, with product MKAEERLGLLLWFRLSRFYNRSIRETNQHLKKWNVSAAQFDVLVQIGGHDRLTQQELGNKLFVTKGNVTQLLNKMEQLDWIQREQEGTTKYISLTKKGKVLYEEIVPPQETFQAEKFDKLNREEQKQLLELLKKLQ from the coding sequence ATGAAAGCAGAGGAAAGACTTGGATTACTATTATGGTTTCGTTTATCACGTTTTTATAATAGAAGTATTCGTGAGACGAATCAGCATTTGAAAAAGTGGAATGTATCTGCCGCTCAGTTTGATGTATTAGTTCAAATTGGAGGACACGATCGTTTAACGCAGCAAGAACTTGGAAATAAGTTATTTGTTACGAAAGGAAATGTTACTCAACTTTTAAATAAGATGGAGCAACTCGATTGGATTCAGCGTGAACAAGAAGGTACCACAAAATATATTTCATTAACAAAAAAGGGAAAGGTTCTATATGAAGAAATAGTCCCGCCGCAAGAAACATTTCAAGCAGAGAAATTTGATAAGTTAAATAGAGAAGAACAAAAACAATTATTAGAATTACTGAAGAAGTTGCAGTGA
- a CDS encoding pirin family protein → MFRKVDHKNMGRANHGWLNTHFHFSFANYYNPNNMNFGAVRVMNDDLIAAQTGFDMHPHRDMEIVSYVIDGELTHEDSMGNRGTIERGHVQYMSAGTGVFHSEHNLGSETLRLLQIWILPDRDGHKPNYGEFKFDWSKRENEWFHMVSPSDGDAPIHIHQDANLYSLSLEAGKEIHFPVQEGRQLYLVQIEGSSVVNDETLVMRDAAEVVEEDIRIQAKENSHYLAIEMKMQ, encoded by the coding sequence ATGTTTAGAAAAGTTGATCATAAAAATATGGGGAGAGCAAATCACGGTTGGTTAAATACACACTTTCATTTTTCTTTTGCAAATTATTATAATCCAAACAACATGAATTTTGGAGCAGTACGTGTTATGAATGATGATTTAATAGCGGCACAAACTGGCTTTGATATGCATCCACACCGTGATATGGAGATTGTCTCTTACGTTATAGATGGTGAATTAACACATGAAGATAGTATGGGGAACCGTGGGACAATTGAGCGTGGGCATGTTCAATATATGAGTGCAGGTACTGGTGTATTTCACAGTGAGCATAACTTAGGAAGTGAAACATTACGTTTATTGCAAATTTGGATTTTACCAGACCGCGATGGTCATAAACCGAACTATGGTGAGTTTAAATTTGATTGGAGTAAACGTGAAAATGAGTGGTTCCATATGGTATCTCCTTCTGATGGAGATGCACCAATTCATATTCATCAAGATGCAAATTTATATTCTTTATCATTAGAGGCTGGTAAAGAAATTCATTTCCCTGTTCAAGAAGGGCGTCAATTATACCTTGTACAAATTGAAGGTAGTAGCGTTGTAAACGATGAAACACTTGTAATGCGTGATGCAGCGGAGGTTGTAGAAGAAGATATTCGCATTCAAGCGAAAGAAAACTCTCACTATTTAGCGATTGAAATGAAAATGCAATAA
- a CDS encoding M4 family metallopeptidase codes for MKKQVISSALALTVIASGFGAFGATTTKAEEQKVQYHQEFKTPAYIGEEWKAPEGLDKKETVFQYLESKKDMFKLAGNIDKHFNIVGEEKDAESGTTHVKLVEKHNNIPVYGSDQTVALDKENNVKAFFGQVIPNLDDKNIPASASISAEQAETIAKANIEKEIGKVKNYDGVKKDLYVYEKDGQYYLAYLVKASVSKPAPGYWHYFVDATNGNVIEKYNAVDNITGFGYGVLGARQSFEIAQDTKTGAFNLFDGTRGQGVHTFDAENMDENWFNLFSQILGYTGEEVVSKSKFFEDKAAVDAHVNAGKVYDYYKKTFNRNSFDDKGARLISTVHVGESWNNAAWNGVQMMYGDGDGKTFIPLSAGLDVIGHELTHAVTENTANLVYKDESGALNESLSDIMGVMVEKKSWDLGADIYTPGKPGDALRSLKDPASIPNPLKPGEGYPDHYNKRYTGTADNGGVHINSSINNKAAYLVSEGGTHYNVKVTGVGREATEKIYYRALTKYLTANSDFKMMRQAALQSAEDLYGKNSKAVQAVTKAYEAVGVK; via the coding sequence TTGAAAAAGCAAGTAATTTCATCAGCATTAGCGTTAACTGTTATCGCAAGTGGGTTTGGGGCATTTGGAGCAACTACGACGAAAGCAGAAGAGCAAAAAGTCCAGTATCACCAAGAGTTTAAAACACCGGCTTACATAGGTGAAGAATGGAAAGCGCCGGAAGGACTAGATAAAAAAGAGACGGTCTTTCAATATTTAGAGAGTAAAAAGGATATGTTTAAACTAGCAGGAAATATTGACAAACATTTCAATATCGTTGGTGAAGAAAAAGATGCTGAGTCTGGTACAACACATGTGAAGTTAGTGGAGAAGCATAATAACATTCCTGTGTATGGTTCAGATCAAACGGTTGCGCTTGATAAAGAGAATAATGTAAAAGCATTTTTCGGACAAGTTATTCCGAATTTAGATGATAAAAATATTCCTGCATCTGCAAGTATTAGTGCGGAACAAGCAGAAACGATTGCAAAAGCTAATATTGAGAAAGAAATTGGTAAAGTAAAGAATTATGATGGTGTGAAAAAAGATTTATATGTGTATGAAAAAGATGGACAATACTATCTTGCATATCTTGTAAAAGCATCGGTTTCGAAACCAGCTCCAGGATATTGGCATTACTTTGTTGATGCAACAAATGGAAATGTTATTGAGAAATATAATGCTGTAGATAACATTACTGGATTTGGTTACGGAGTATTAGGCGCTAGACAATCATTTGAAATTGCTCAAGATACGAAAACAGGAGCGTTCAACTTATTTGATGGTACGCGAGGACAAGGTGTCCATACATTTGATGCAGAGAATATGGATGAAAACTGGTTTAATTTATTCTCACAAATTCTTGGATATACAGGAGAAGAAGTTGTAAGTAAATCTAAGTTCTTCGAAGATAAAGCGGCAGTTGATGCGCATGTGAACGCAGGAAAAGTATATGATTATTATAAAAAGACATTTAACCGTAACTCTTTCGATGATAAAGGTGCGAGACTTATTTCTACTGTTCACGTAGGTGAATCTTGGAATAACGCAGCTTGGAACGGTGTTCAGATGATGTATGGTGATGGCGATGGTAAGACATTCATTCCATTATCTGCTGGCCTAGACGTTATTGGCCACGAATTAACGCATGCTGTAACTGAAAATACAGCAAACCTTGTATATAAAGATGAGTCAGGAGCGTTAAATGAATCGTTATCTGATATTATGGGCGTCATGGTTGAGAAGAAGAGCTGGGATTTAGGGGCTGATATTTATACACCTGGTAAACCTGGTGATGCACTTCGTTCTCTGAAGGATCCAGCATCTATTCCAAATCCATTAAAACCAGGTGAAGGTTACCCAGATCACTATAATAAACGTTATACTGGAACAGCTGATAATGGCGGCGTTCATATTAACAGTAGTATTAACAATAAGGCGGCGTATTTAGTGTCTGAGGGCGGCACACATTACAATGTGAAAGTAACTGGAGTGGGCCGTGAAGCAACAGAAAAAATTTACTATCGTGCTCTTACAAAATATTTAACTGCAAACTCTGACTTTAAAATGATGCGTCAAGCTGCACTTCAATCAGCAGAAGATTTATATGGTAAAAACTCTAAAGCTGTACAAGCTGTAACGAAAGCTTATGAAGCTGTAGGAGTAAAATAA
- a CDS encoding metal-sulfur cluster assembly factor: MSQQAFEEKLYANLEAVIDPELGVDIINLGLVYDVTADESNNAVITMTMTSIGCPMAGQIVSDVKKVLSTNVPEVNEIEVNVVWNPPWTKERMSRMAKIALGIRD, from the coding sequence ATGTCACAACAAGCATTTGAAGAAAAGTTATATGCGAACTTAGAAGCTGTTATTGACCCTGAATTAGGTGTTGATATTATCAATCTTGGATTAGTTTATGACGTTACAGCAGATGAAAGTAATAATGCTGTCATTACAATGACAATGACTTCTATCGGTTGTCCAATGGCTGGCCAAATCGTATCAGACGTTAAAAAAGTATTATCAACGAACGTACCCGAAGTAAATGAAATAGAAGTAAACGTTGTATGGAATCCGCCATGGACGAAAGAACGTATGTCACGTATGGCGAAAATCGCACTAGGTATTCGTGATTAA
- a CDS encoding methyl-accepting chemotaxis protein: MNFMSIRKKLLFMMGTICALFGIALAFILIFAVDQSHKAEALQKDISPLATELKEHGDAYQVQLSALRGYLLQHDQVELDKFHEISKLLEDNKAQLLSNPNVSQSVKDTIELGSTWRKFVEEKVFSLAKEQKWEEALQVASKENGTVYKVIGDFTNYSNEQAKLRDQSIEKIDQSSLLIEYVVFLSLVICIVVAIILAWWFSGKLVKPIQQIDTKLKELSSQEGDLTARLQVNSNDEIGAIATSFNKMLENLQHIINRVQKTSVEVQNASEDMLEKTNTSLDATIKVQSSMSNLNASIQSQTSSMEESSTAMDDMALSVQRIAESASSVAELAVTTSEHANDGNTVIQKSITQMTTIHEAVNATSEVVERLITHTKYIDTAVQSISNIAEQTNLLALNASIEAARAGEQGKGFAVVADEVRKLAEQSKTAATDINQLLHQIQNDTETASSMMSQGRSEAFEGINVIREAGSSFTTIVGQVNTVSTQIQDISATAEEMAASAEEMNASLNNITSISNEVSSETAATAQSAGKKVLVMNEMTLTAKQMKQTVEELDQLVSHFKTE, from the coding sequence ATGAATTTTATGAGCATTAGAAAAAAACTTCTGTTCATGATGGGAACGATTTGCGCTTTATTTGGCATCGCATTAGCTTTTATTTTAATCTTTGCTGTTGACCAATCTCATAAAGCTGAAGCACTACAAAAAGATATTTCCCCTCTTGCAACAGAATTAAAAGAACATGGAGACGCGTATCAAGTACAACTTTCAGCTTTAAGAGGTTATTTACTCCAACACGATCAAGTCGAATTAGACAAGTTTCATGAAATAAGTAAGCTTCTTGAAGATAATAAAGCACAACTTCTTTCTAACCCTAACGTATCCCAATCTGTAAAAGATACTATAGAACTAGGCTCTACTTGGAGAAAATTTGTTGAAGAAAAGGTTTTCTCTCTTGCAAAAGAACAAAAATGGGAAGAAGCATTACAAGTTGCTTCTAAAGAAAATGGTACGGTTTATAAAGTTATTGGTGATTTCACGAACTATAGCAACGAACAAGCTAAGTTACGTGATCAATCCATTGAAAAAATTGACCAATCATCACTACTAATTGAATACGTTGTATTCTTATCACTTGTTATATGTATTGTCGTTGCAATTATCCTTGCATGGTGGTTCTCTGGTAAGCTTGTAAAACCAATTCAGCAAATTGATACTAAGCTAAAAGAGCTATCTTCTCAAGAGGGTGACCTAACAGCTCGCCTACAAGTAAATAGCAATGATGAAATTGGTGCAATTGCAACATCATTTAATAAAATGTTAGAAAACCTGCAACATATCATTAATCGTGTTCAAAAAACTTCTGTGGAAGTACAAAATGCTTCTGAAGATATGCTGGAAAAGACCAATACATCGCTTGATGCGACAATAAAAGTTCAAAGCTCGATGTCCAATTTAAATGCAAGCATTCAATCGCAAACTTCTAGTATGGAAGAAAGCTCTACTGCAATGGATGATATGGCATTAAGTGTTCAGCGTATTGCAGAATCAGCTTCGTCTGTGGCCGAGCTAGCTGTTACCACATCTGAACATGCTAACGATGGAAATACTGTTATCCAGAAATCTATTACACAAATGACAACGATTCACGAAGCTGTAAATGCTACATCAGAAGTAGTCGAACGTCTAATCACTCATACAAAATATATCGATACAGCTGTACAATCTATTTCTAATATCGCTGAACAAACAAATCTACTTGCATTAAATGCTTCTATTGAAGCTGCTCGTGCCGGCGAACAAGGAAAAGGATTTGCTGTCGTAGCTGATGAAGTTCGTAAACTTGCTGAACAATCAAAAACAGCTGCAACAGATATTAACCAATTGCTACATCAAATTCAAAATGACACAGAAACTGCTAGCTCTATGATGTCTCAAGGTCGTTCCGAAGCATTTGAAGGTATTAACGTCATTCGTGAGGCCGGCTCTTCTTTCACAACAATCGTTGGTCAAGTGAATACAGTGTCTACTCAAATTCAAGACATATCAGCAACTGCTGAAGAAATGGCTGCAAGTGCTGAAGAAATGAATGCTTCACTCAATAACATCACTTCAATTTCTAATGAAGTATCAAGTGAAACTGCCGCAACAGCACAATCTGCTGGGAAAAAAGTCCTTGTTATGAATGAAATGACCCTAACTGCAAAACAAATGAAACAAACAGTTGAAGAATTAGATCAACTCGTATCCCATTTTAAAACTGAATAG
- a CDS encoding methyltransferase domain-containing protein, producing MNQKQLSTINEKSWNAAAYEAWTNRHGAPADYAKKLMEDPTREVDHYLPYIQSPKGKRIINLLGSKGNKAVALALLGADVTVVDISASNKKYATELAEAADVSIQYIVSDVLDLNLSQSFDIVLLELGVLHYFLDLKPLFHIISHLLKQDGTFILRDYHPVYTKLLGVDHPSFRANGNYFDEELIEDDVAYSTLLTESQKYALPRTKIRRWTLGEVITAMGETNFKVEKLIEEHGSHQRWVFPSTSPEGIEKRIPGLYTLIATTCKKGSLHG from the coding sequence TTGAATCAAAAGCAACTAAGCACGATTAATGAAAAAAGTTGGAATGCAGCTGCTTATGAAGCTTGGACAAATCGCCACGGGGCGCCAGCGGATTATGCAAAAAAGCTCATGGAAGATCCTACGCGCGAGGTAGATCACTATTTACCTTACATACAATCTCCAAAAGGAAAACGTATTATTAACTTACTCGGGTCAAAAGGAAATAAAGCGGTTGCTCTTGCTCTTTTAGGAGCCGATGTAACAGTTGTAGATATTTCAGCAAGTAATAAAAAATATGCAACCGAACTAGCCGAAGCGGCTGACGTCTCTATTCAGTATATCGTTTCCGATGTACTAGATTTAAATCTATCCCAATCATTTGATATCGTGTTACTGGAACTTGGCGTGCTCCATTACTTTTTAGACTTAAAACCACTCTTTCATATAATCTCTCACTTACTAAAACAAGATGGGACATTTATACTGCGTGACTATCATCCCGTTTATACAAAATTATTAGGAGTAGATCATCCATCATTTCGAGCAAATGGAAATTATTTCGATGAAGAACTTATTGAAGATGACGTAGCTTATAGTACTCTCCTTACGGAATCACAGAAATACGCTTTACCGAGAACAAAAATTAGGCGCTGGACACTAGGAGAAGTTATTACAGCAATGGGAGAAACAAATTTCAAGGTTGAAAAATTGATTGAAGAACACGGATCTCATCAAAGATGGGTCTTCCCTTCTACTTCACCCGAAGGAATTGAAAAACGTATACCCGGTCTATATACATTAATTGCGACAACATGCAAAAAAGGATCCCTTCACGGATAG
- the metG gene encoding methionine--tRNA ligase, whose protein sequence is MSIFIGGAWPYVNGSLHLGHIASLLPGDILARYYRAKGENVLYVSGSDCNGTPIAIRAKQEGVTVKQIADQYHEEFERCFHNLGFTYDYYTRTDSEHHHETVQKVFLRLLEEGYIYKKVVEQAYCETCTQFLPDRYVEGICPHCHEAARGDQCDACSAILDPLDLLEKKCKLCGSTPSVQETEHFYFALHKFQQQIKAAVEIAKQKGAWRDNAIQLTERYLKEGLQDRAVSRDLPIGVPIPLEGYEDKKIYVWIEAVTGYYSASKHWAEETEKADQEFWDRDAKTYYVHGKDNIPFHSIIWPAVLLGIGEEAIPRHIVSNEYLTVEKRKLSTSKNWAVWVPNILERYNPDSIRYFLTVNAPENRDTDFSWREFIYSHNSELLGAYGNFVNRTLKFIEKYYDGIVPKANINIELRDKVEGLYKGVGEAIEQTKFKVALETIFDAVRFANKYFDEKQPWKQREEDPVSCEETIYNCVYLIANFAQLLEPFLPFSSERVRNTLSSVKVNWEPQNTLPNRIDNVQPLFERIDVKQIEHEVEKLYGAVK, encoded by the coding sequence ATGAGTATTTTTATTGGAGGCGCTTGGCCGTATGTGAATGGTTCGTTACACCTTGGGCATATTGCGAGTTTGTTACCTGGAGATATTTTAGCACGATATTATCGGGCAAAAGGTGAGAATGTGTTGTATGTTTCGGGAAGTGATTGTAATGGAACACCGATTGCAATTAGAGCAAAACAAGAAGGGGTTACAGTAAAGCAAATAGCTGATCAATATCATGAAGAATTCGAGCGATGTTTTCATAATCTTGGTTTTACGTATGATTACTATACACGCACAGATAGTGAGCATCATCATGAAACTGTTCAAAAAGTCTTTTTGAGACTATTAGAAGAAGGTTATATTTATAAAAAAGTCGTTGAACAGGCTTATTGCGAAACGTGTACGCAATTTTTACCGGATCGATATGTAGAAGGTATTTGTCCGCATTGCCATGAAGCAGCGAGGGGCGATCAATGTGATGCTTGTTCCGCTATTTTAGATCCACTCGATTTGTTAGAAAAGAAATGTAAGTTATGCGGTAGTACGCCATCAGTACAGGAAACAGAGCATTTCTATTTTGCATTGCATAAATTTCAACAACAAATTAAAGCGGCTGTAGAAATTGCAAAGCAGAAAGGAGCATGGCGCGACAATGCAATTCAATTAACAGAGAGATATTTAAAGGAAGGATTACAAGATAGGGCAGTATCACGTGATTTACCAATCGGGGTACCAATTCCTTTGGAAGGATATGAAGATAAGAAAATTTACGTATGGATTGAAGCGGTGACAGGGTATTATTCAGCGAGTAAACACTGGGCTGAAGAAACAGAGAAAGCGGATCAAGAGTTTTGGGATAGAGATGCGAAAACATATTATGTACATGGCAAGGATAATATTCCGTTTCATTCAATCATTTGGCCAGCGGTATTACTTGGAATAGGAGAAGAAGCGATCCCGCGTCATATCGTTTCGAATGAGTATTTAACAGTAGAAAAAAGAAAGTTATCGACAAGTAAAAACTGGGCAGTATGGGTACCTAATATATTGGAACGCTATAATCCAGATTCTATTCGTTACTTTTTAACAGTAAATGCACCAGAAAATCGTGATACTGATTTTTCATGGCGTGAATTCATTTACAGTCATAATAGTGAACTATTAGGTGCATACGGGAACTTTGTGAATCGGACGTTGAAGTTCATTGAAAAGTATTATGATGGCATTGTGCCAAAAGCAAATATTAATATAGAGCTGAGAGATAAGGTAGAAGGATTATATAAAGGTGTAGGAGAGGCGATTGAACAAACTAAATTTAAGGTGGCGTTAGAAACAATATTTGATGCAGTACGCTTTGCAAATAAATATTTTGATGAAAAGCAGCCTTGGAAACAAAGAGAAGAGGACCCAGTTTCATGTGAGGAAACAATTTATAATTGTGTTTACCTGATAGCAAACTTTGCACAACTGCTTGAACCATTTTTACCGTTTTCAAGTGAAAGAGTTAGAAATACATTATCGAGTGTTAAAGTAAATTGGGAACCTCAAAATACGTTGCCAAACCGAATTGATAATGTGCAGCCATTATTTGAGCGAATCGATGTAAAACAAATTGAACATGAGGTAGAGAAGTTATATGGAGCGGTAAAGTAA
- a CDS encoding EamA family transporter, whose amino-acid sequence MEKFKYSLLVLFGACSYGVLSTIFKLGFIEGFSSHQLLGGQYVFGWIGLLLLVLFFSRHKVSKNQFFSLLTVGTTMSMTGIFYAISVEELPASIAVVLLFQFTWIGVVIEAIANRTFPSREKVISIIILFTGTLFAGGVFEGLGQNFSTKGIIFGLLAAVSFSFYVFVSGRVATDVPPYMKSFLMTTSATLIVCLFFPPTFLTDGALQAGLWKYAFFLGLFGVIIPVICFSIGVPKVGTGLGTILGAAELPTAIIASITLVHEVVSLMQWIGIVVILLGIFTPQPLTARKEKKHNRVHSA is encoded by the coding sequence ATGGAGAAATTTAAGTATTCATTACTAGTTTTATTCGGCGCTTGTAGCTACGGCGTACTTTCAACTATTTTTAAACTCGGATTCATCGAAGGATTTTCATCACACCAATTACTAGGAGGACAATATGTCTTCGGATGGATTGGACTACTTTTACTCGTTCTTTTCTTTTCACGTCATAAAGTATCAAAAAACCAATTCTTTTCGTTACTAACAGTCGGCACAACAATGAGTATGACAGGTATTTTCTATGCTATTTCTGTAGAAGAACTGCCAGCCTCTATCGCTGTCGTTTTACTCTTTCAGTTCACTTGGATTGGTGTAGTCATCGAAGCGATTGCCAACCGAACATTCCCAAGCCGTGAGAAAGTTATATCTATTATTATTTTATTTACTGGTACATTGTTTGCTGGTGGAGTATTTGAAGGTCTTGGACAAAACTTTTCTACGAAAGGTATTATCTTCGGGCTATTAGCTGCCGTCTCTTTCTCATTCTATGTATTTGTAAGCGGGCGTGTTGCTACAGATGTTCCGCCTTATATGAAAAGCTTTCTTATGACAACGAGTGCTACTCTTATTGTATGCTTATTTTTCCCGCCTACCTTTTTAACAGATGGTGCCTTACAAGCAGGCCTATGGAAATATGCTTTCTTCCTTGGATTGTTCGGGGTTATTATACCTGTCATTTGTTTTTCAATTGGCGTACCAAAAGTCGGAACGGGACTTGGTACAATATTAGGTGCAGCTGAATTACCAACAGCAATTATCGCTTCTATTACACTTGTTCATGAAGTTGTATCGCTAATGCAGTGGATTGGGATCGTGGTTATATTACTCGGTATTTTTACACCGCAACCACTTACTGCTAGGAAAGAAAAAAAACATAATCGTGTGCATAGTGCGTGA
- a CDS encoding ATP-binding protein, with product MATKSKHSKDNITKNIFIKTLLFCVLLSICLYQIIYFLALNYDKGRYAKNPETQTAEHADSVTKNEQNKREQSKVFSEGSISNFQSSIIDFKTLSTAINHLLQPSQTTKAKENVANLSEKSNKSELHTKAEQTAANTDSLHTQNAAKKTNETHDNPSLAEIMQQLAPNIGATMLALSLLGSLVYTKLIAKPFQYMSDTLKDIINLDFSDQQSPNKNTDQTDFNLQVAASQVPTIVKNLHETNKDLRNELKKEQQLEQSRKEFMSMVSHELKTPIAAVMGQLDGMIHGIGAYKDRDKYLKRSYEMMQDINVLTEEMSELSKMQNPQFKPNLEVISLSNIIEDVMKKVDYFISVKQLNVQSNIKQDVQILADSKFIQTAIFNIISNAIHYTIDHQHVYIKLYEKPNGYALEVLNTGSQIDEDKLAHLFEPFYRANPGNNGLVQGSGLGLYIVKQILDKHQFPYGIQNTPQGVKCSIVFPKAM from the coding sequence TTGGCTACAAAATCGAAGCATAGCAAGGATAACATCACCAAAAATATTTTCATCAAAACCCTATTGTTTTGTGTTCTTTTATCAATTTGTCTTTATCAAATCATTTATTTTCTAGCTTTAAACTATGATAAAGGGCGTTATGCGAAAAACCCTGAAACTCAAACTGCGGAACATGCGGATTCAGTTACAAAAAACGAACAAAATAAAAGAGAACAGAGTAAAGTTTTTTCAGAGGGTAGTATCTCAAATTTCCAGTCATCTATTATAGATTTCAAAACACTCTCTACGGCTATTAATCATCTTTTGCAACCTAGCCAAACTACAAAAGCAAAAGAAAATGTAGCAAATCTTTCGGAGAAAAGTAACAAAAGTGAATTACATACTAAAGCAGAACAAACAGCGGCTAACACTGATTCCTTACATACACAAAATGCAGCAAAGAAAACAAACGAAACACACGATAATCCAAGTTTAGCAGAGATAATGCAACAATTAGCTCCAAATATTGGTGCAACAATGCTTGCATTATCTCTGCTCGGTTCTTTAGTTTATACCAAACTAATTGCCAAACCTTTTCAATATATGAGTGATACTTTAAAAGATATTATAAATCTGGACTTTTCAGATCAGCAATCACCTAACAAAAATACAGATCAAACAGATTTTAATTTGCAAGTAGCGGCTTCACAAGTCCCAACCATTGTGAAGAATCTACACGAAACAAATAAAGATTTACGAAATGAGCTTAAGAAAGAACAACAATTAGAACAATCTCGCAAAGAATTTATGTCTATGGTATCCCATGAATTAAAAACACCTATCGCAGCCGTTATGGGACAACTAGATGGTATGATTCACGGAATCGGTGCTTACAAAGATAGAGATAAATACTTAAAACGTTCCTACGAGATGATGCAGGATATTAACGTATTAACGGAAGAGATGTCAGAATTATCCAAAATGCAAAACCCTCAATTCAAACCGAATTTAGAAGTTATTTCACTATCTAACATCATTGAGGACGTTATGAAGAAAGTAGATTATTTTATATCTGTAAAGCAATTAAATGTTCAATCTAATATTAAACAAGACGTACAAATTTTAGCTGATTCTAAATTTATTCAAACTGCTATTTTTAACATTATTTCAAATGCAATTCATTATACAATCGATCATCAGCATGTATATATAAAGCTTTATGAAAAACCGAACGGTTACGCATTAGAGGTATTAAATACAGGTTCACAAATTGATGAGGACAAACTCGCTCATTTATTTGAGCCTTTCTATCGCGCTAATCCTGGAAACAACGGTTTAGTACAAGGTAGCGGTCTTGGATTATATATTGTAAAACAAATACTAGATAAACATCAGTTTCCTTATGGAATACAAAACACACCTCAAGGTGTAAAATGCTCAATTGTCTTTCCAAAAGCAATGTAA